Proteins co-encoded in one Verrucomicrobiota bacterium genomic window:
- the yajC gene encoding preprotein translocase subunit YajC, translating into MNDNLMNAIIAMTPPPQNGQQSTAPWWMNMVPLVLMVVVFYFILIRPQQKKAKELEELLKNIKSGNKVMTSSGIIGIVVNVKERTVTLRSADTKLEVVKSSITEVLEREETTADDAPPRKNA; encoded by the coding sequence ATGAATGACAATTTGATGAACGCGATTATCGCGATGACACCGCCACCGCAAAATGGCCAGCAATCCACCGCCCCTTGGTGGATGAACATGGTGCCGCTGGTGCTGATGGTGGTCGTCTTTTACTTTATCCTCATCCGCCCCCAGCAAAAGAAGGCCAAGGAATTGGAGGAATTGCTGAAAAACATCAAGTCGGGGAACAAGGTGATGACTTCCAGCGGTATCATTGGGATTGTCGTCAATGTCAAGGAACGCACCGTGACGCTGCGTTCCGCCGATACCAAACTGGAAGTGGTCAAGTCCTCCATTACCGAGGTCCTCGAACGTGAAGAAACCACGGCCGATGACGCTCCGCCCCGCAAAAACGCATAA